In a genomic window of Parus major isolate Abel unplaced genomic scaffold, Parus_major1.1 Scaffold246, whole genome shotgun sequence:
- the LOC107198630 gene encoding regulator of G-protein signaling 18 isoform X1 — protein MQNPLLLFPQLNLAASEDKTHYRAMGSAAREEPQETNKPGAKQKRNRLSLLLQRPEVHGGDHLGRPGSLTKAVSVSPEEALKWGESFDKLLSEKAGLDAFTKFLKTEFSEENIEFWIACEDYKKIKSAQELLPKAKTIFETFIEKDAPKELSVPPLLQVNLDWHTREVTRVAVGDPGHGAFEAAQRRVYALMEQDSYRRFLGSAAYLGLLRGHSRSCRLKHRQFPPEK, from the exons ATGCAGAACCCACTGCTTTTATTCCCCCAGCTCAACCTTGCTGCTTCTGAGGATAAAACCCATTACAGAGCCATGGGATCAGCAGCTCGGGAGGAGCCTCAGGAGACAAACAAACCTGG AGCTAAGCAGAAGAGGAACaggctgagcctgctgctgcagagaccTGAGGTCCATGGGGGTGATCACCTTGGCAGGCCTGGAAGTCTGACAAAAGCAGTGAG TGTGTCTCCTGAGGAAGCACTGAAATGGGGAGAGTCTTTTGACAAACTGCTTTCTGAGAAAG ctgggctggatgcCTTCACAAAGTTTCTGAAAACGGAGTTCAGTGAGGAGAACATTGAGTTCTGGATAGCCTGCGAGGATTACAAGAAAATCAAAAGTGCACAAGAACTTCTGCCAAAAGCCAAGACCATTTTTGAAACATTCATAGAGAAAGATGCTCCAAAAGAG CTGTCTGTTCCCCCGCTGCTGCAGGTGAACCTGGACTGGCACACGCGGGAGGTGACACGGGTGGCCGTGGGGGACCCGGGTCACGGCGCCTTCGAGGCCGCGCAGCGCCGCGTGTACGCGCTGATGGAGCAGGACAGCTACCGCCGCTTCCTCGGCTCCGCGGCCTACCTCGGCCTGCTGCGGGGCCATTCCCGCTCCTGCCGCCTGAAACACAGGCAGTTCCCTCCTGAAAAATGA
- the LOC107198630 gene encoding regulator of G-protein signaling 18 isoform X2, whose amino-acid sequence MQNPLLLFPQLNLAASEDKTHYRAMGSAAREEPQETNKPGAKQKRNRLSLLLQRPEVHGGDHLGRPGSLTKAVSVSPEEALKWGESFDKLLSEKAGLDAFTKFLKTEFSEENIEFWIACEDYKKIKSAQELLPKAKTIFETFIEKDAPKEVNLDWHTREVTRVAVGDPGHGAFEAAQRRVYALMEQDSYRRFLGSAAYLGLLRGHSRSCRLKHRQFPPEK is encoded by the exons ATGCAGAACCCACTGCTTTTATTCCCCCAGCTCAACCTTGCTGCTTCTGAGGATAAAACCCATTACAGAGCCATGGGATCAGCAGCTCGGGAGGAGCCTCAGGAGACAAACAAACCTGG AGCTAAGCAGAAGAGGAACaggctgagcctgctgctgcagagaccTGAGGTCCATGGGGGTGATCACCTTGGCAGGCCTGGAAGTCTGACAAAAGCAGTGAG TGTGTCTCCTGAGGAAGCACTGAAATGGGGAGAGTCTTTTGACAAACTGCTTTCTGAGAAAG ctgggctggatgcCTTCACAAAGTTTCTGAAAACGGAGTTCAGTGAGGAGAACATTGAGTTCTGGATAGCCTGCGAGGATTACAAGAAAATCAAAAGTGCACAAGAACTTCTGCCAAAAGCCAAGACCATTTTTGAAACATTCATAGAGAAAGATGCTCCAAAAGAG GTGAACCTGGACTGGCACACGCGGGAGGTGACACGGGTGGCCGTGGGGGACCCGGGTCACGGCGCCTTCGAGGCCGCGCAGCGCCGCGTGTACGCGCTGATGGAGCAGGACAGCTACCGCCGCTTCCTCGGCTCCGCGGCCTACCTCGGCCTGCTGCGGGGCCATTCCCGCTCCTGCCGCCTGAAACACAGGCAGTTCCCTCCTGAAAAATGA
- the LOC107198630 gene encoding regulator of G-protein signaling 18 isoform X4, translating into MQNPLLLFPQLNLAASEDKTHYRAMGSAAREEPQETNKPGAKQKRNRLSLLLQRPEVHGGDHLGRPGSLTKAVSVSPEEALKWGESFDKLLSEKAGLDAFTKFLKTEFSEENIEFWIACEDYKKIKSAQELLPKAKTIFETFIEKDAPKEFCRVPMIHLRRSPESHDWRRTHQFRDSITRCGGTNNKIKRIKMK; encoded by the exons ATGCAGAACCCACTGCTTTTATTCCCCCAGCTCAACCTTGCTGCTTCTGAGGATAAAACCCATTACAGAGCCATGGGATCAGCAGCTCGGGAGGAGCCTCAGGAGACAAACAAACCTGG AGCTAAGCAGAAGAGGAACaggctgagcctgctgctgcagagaccTGAGGTCCATGGGGGTGATCACCTTGGCAGGCCTGGAAGTCTGACAAAAGCAGTGAG TGTGTCTCCTGAGGAAGCACTGAAATGGGGAGAGTCTTTTGACAAACTGCTTTCTGAGAAAG ctgggctggatgcCTTCACAAAGTTTCTGAAAACGGAGTTCAGTGAGGAGAACATTGAGTTCTGGATAGCCTGCGAGGATTACAAGAAAATCAAAAGTGCACAAGAACTTCTGCCAAAAGCCAAGACCATTTTTGAAACATTCATAGAGAAAGATGCTCCAAAAGAG TTCTGCAGGGTGCCAATGATACATTTGAGGAGATCTCCTGAGAGCCATGACTGGAGGCGAACGCACCAATTCCGTGATTCAATAACCCGTTGTGGGGggacaaataataaaataaaaagaataaaaatgaagtga
- the LOC107198630 gene encoding regulator of G-protein signaling 18 isoform X3, whose protein sequence is MQNPLLLFPQLNLAASEDKTHYRAMGSAAREEPQETNKPGAKQKRNRLSLLLQRPEVHGGDHLGRPGSLTKAVSVSPEEALKWGESFDKLLSEKAGLDAFTKFLKTEFSEENIEFWIACEDYKKIKSAQELLPKAKTIFETFIEKDAPKETLKFQAEEAQRGTTSWFLWEIELTETNWSFIPLLQDNPILLLIPVMHLSTSVSI, encoded by the exons ATGCAGAACCCACTGCTTTTATTCCCCCAGCTCAACCTTGCTGCTTCTGAGGATAAAACCCATTACAGAGCCATGGGATCAGCAGCTCGGGAGGAGCCTCAGGAGACAAACAAACCTGG AGCTAAGCAGAAGAGGAACaggctgagcctgctgctgcagagaccTGAGGTCCATGGGGGTGATCACCTTGGCAGGCCTGGAAGTCTGACAAAAGCAGTGAG TGTGTCTCCTGAGGAAGCACTGAAATGGGGAGAGTCTTTTGACAAACTGCTTTCTGAGAAAG ctgggctggatgcCTTCACAAAGTTTCTGAAAACGGAGTTCAGTGAGGAGAACATTGAGTTCTGGATAGCCTGCGAGGATTACAAGAAAATCAAAAGTGCACAAGAACTTCTGCCAAAAGCCAAGACCATTTTTGAAACATTCATAGAGAAAGATGCTCCAAAAGAG ACACTCAAGTTCCAAGCAGAGGAGGCACAGAGAGGTACAACCAGCTGGTTTCTATGGGAAATTGAACTTACTG AGACAAACTGGTCTTTCATTCCTCTCCTGCAAGACAATCCAATTCTCCTGCTCATCCCAGTAATGCACCTCTCCACATCTGTTTCCATCTGA